The sequence ggcAATACAGCCAGTACTCTAATATCGACGGTCTGCTGTTGTAATTTGCGTACGGCTAGATTCAAAAACCTGATAGCTGGGAGTGTATGTTCTTGGTGCTGCAATTTCTCCGCCGCGGGCCCTGGAAACGAGATATGGTGCCTGGTAGTGGTCGAATGAAACATATAATTTGTTGGTTAGACCAGTACAAATTATTGTCCTAGGCTATGTAAATTCGGTGCGAAAAGTGTAATATAATCGATAAAAAGATCAATGATATTATAAAATCCAACACGAATAAGATCAAATTTCGCAGACTTTGTTGCTGTCTGTTATACAAAGACTGATCCTTGGACAGGTCTTCTCACCTGGACAAAGTGTTATCGTATCCTATCAAGATGCCTTCCGAATTTCTCTGCATTTCCTGCAACATTATTGTTTCTTTATCTTTCACCTGATTTGTAGattgtttcattttgttcAACATGCTAAATGtaaataaaatgcaaaataaaatgaaaaaataaattaagaaTATGTATATACATTATTTATTAATTGCAGTCTTtccaaattgaaacaaaaccaAATGCGAATgcaaaaccaataaaaaaatgaaatcgagATTGACAGGTTTCATATTGAATATTATTACAAACTTGCATGTTAGTATCAAGGTAACAAATGTGTGTATTGTGTTAGAAACGTATAATTGGAGGCTCCCAAAGAGCAGGGGGCTGAAATTAGTTAAAGCAATTTATAACAGTTGCTCACAGAATTAATAGCTTCCACTACTGTCACTATACTCTCTGTCAACTTTCACACTAACATTAAATCCTTTGGCTGGTTGAATGTCAAGACTCTCATTCATTCCATGAAGTC comes from Caenorhabditis elegans chromosome X and encodes:
- the aqp-8 gene encoding Aquaporin-9 (Confirmed by transcript evidence); translation: MQRNSEGILIGYDNTLSRARGGEIAAPRTYTPSYQVFESSRTQITTADRRY